TGGCGTTCGGTTTCCTGTCGGGCAAGTACGAAGGTGGCGCCCGCCCGCCAAAAGGTCGCCTGAGCCTCTACAGCCGTTTCAGCCGCTACTTCAATCCGCAATCGGAAGCTGCCTGCAGCCGTTACGTTGCATTGGCCCGTGAACACGGTCTGGATCCGGCGCAAATGGCCCTGGCGTTCGTGACCCAGCAACCGTTCGTCACCAGCAACATCATGGGTGCAACCACTCTTGAGCAGCTGGACAGCAACATTGCCAGTTTCGATCTGAAACTTTCCGATGAAGTGCTGGCAGGGATCGAGGCGATTCACAAGGATCACCCAAACCCTGCACCTTGATCGACCATTAAAAGCTTCGCGAGCAGGCTCACTCCTACAGGGAACGCATTCCAAATGCAGAAGTGAGCCTGCTCGCGATAACGGTCTAACAGTCACCGAAGGCTCATAGCGACCGCGCAATGATCTCCTTCATGATTTCATTGGTGCCGGCATAAATCCGCTGCACCCGCGCATCCGCCCACGCCCGGGCCACGGGGTATTCCCACATGAAGCCGTAACCACCGTGCAACTGCACGCACTCGTCGAGCACCTTGCATTGCAGGTCGGTGCCCCAGTACTTGGCCATCGCCGCCGTCGGCACGTCGAGCTTGCCTTGCAGATGCAGTTCCAGGCACTTATCGACAAAAACGCGACCGATCTGAATCTCCGTAGCCATTTCCGCCAGTTTGAAGCGGGTGTTCTGGAAGTCAGCAATCGCCTTGCCGAACGCCTTGCGATCGCGGGTGTAATCGAGCGTCCATTGCAGCGCCGCTTCCGCCGAGGCCAGGCCGCCAATCGCCACGGTCAGACGCTCCTGCGGTAGCTCCTGCATCAGATAGGCAAACCCTGCCCCGGCCTGACCCAACAGGTTTTCTTTCGGCACGCGTACATCCTGGAAGAACAATTCCGACGTGTCCTGTGCCTTCATACCGACCTTTTCCAGGCGTTTGCCCTTGTCGAAACCCGGCGTATTCGCTTCGACCAGAAACAGGCTGGTGCCCTTGGCCCCGGCCTTCGGATCGGTCTTGGCGACGACGATTACCAGGTCGGCCAGGAAGCCGTTGGTGATGAAGGTTTTTGAACCGTTGATCACGTATTCATCGCCGTCCAGCACAGCGGTGGTCTTGACCCCTTGCAGGTCGGAACCGGCGCCCGGCTCGGTCATCGCGATAGCAGTGACCATCTCCCCCGACACCAGTTTCGGCAGGTATTTGTGTTTCAGCGCTTCGCTGCCGTAATGCAGGATGTACGGCGCGACGATGTCCGAATGCAGTGAAAAACCGATACCGGTCAGACCCAGCCGCCCGACCTCCTCAATTACCACCGCGCTGTAAAGAAAATCGGCCCCCAAGCCGCCGTACTCTTCCGGCAGATGCGAGCACAGCATCCCCGCCTCCCCCGCCTTGTTCCACAGTTTGCGGTCGATATAGCCTTGTTTCTCCCATTGCGCATGGAACGGTACCGCCTCTTTTTCGAGGAAGGTTCGTACGCTGTCGCGGAACAATTCGTGCTCGGGGCTGAACAAGGTTCTGGGGATCATGCGGCACCTTTCTTTCTTGTTGGAGGGATATGACCTTCAGAGACTATGCCTCCCCTCCGATACAGGACACTGGACACATCCGACAAAAAATAAGACGATCCAGCCGTCTGGTGACCACTTTCCCTTATAAAAACAAAACAAAAGTTGAATTATGTCTAAGCAAGTCTCCACGCCCTTGCGGCGCGTCAGCATCCTGGCGATCGACCGGGTTTTCGCATCCACTCTCATGCAGGCCAAGGATTTCTTCCATCTGGCCAGCCTGCGTTACGGCAAACAACTGGGCCACGGCCTGACTCCGGCGTTCGAAACACGCCTGGTTAGCCCCGACGGCAAACCGGTGAACAGTTTCAGCGACGTGGTCATGCCGGTCGACGGCGGCCTGGAAAATGCCGACGTCATTATCCTGCCGGCGTTCTGGGACGATTTCGATACGCTTTGCAGCCGTTATCCACAGGTACTGCCGTGGCTGCGCGAGCAACATGCTCGCGGCGCGGTACTGTGCGGCGAAGCCACCGGAGTGTTCTGGCTGGCCGAGGCCGGTCTGCTCAATGGCAAGGAAGCAACCACCTACTGGCGCTTCTTCAACGCCTTCGCTGAGCGCTACCCCAAGGTGTATCTCAATCAGGACAAACACCTGACCGATGCCGATAACCTGTATTGCGCTGGCGGCACCACATCGGCCTGCGACCTCTACATCTACTTGATCGAGCGCTTCTGCGGGGCCAACGTCGCACAGGCCGTGGCCCGCGACATCCTCTACGAAGTGCAGCGCAGTTATTCGCCGGGGCGCATCGGTTTTGGCGGACAAAAGCTGCATCAGGACGTGATCATCCTGCAGATCCAGCACTGGCTCGAAGAACACTTCGCCGACAAATTCCGCTTCGAAGACGTCGCCCGCGAACACGGCATGAGCATTCGCAATTTCATGCGCCGCTTCCAGACGGCCACGGGCGACAAACCGCTGCATTACCTGCAACGGCTGCGCATCGAGACGGCCAAGGGTTTGCTATCGGGCAGTCGCAAGAGCATCAAGACCATCAGCTATGAGGTCGGTTACGACGATGCGAGTTTCTTTGCGCGGCTGTTTCGTCAGCACACCGAGTTGTCGCCCAACCAGTATCGGCAGCAGTTTCAGCAGGCTGCGTAAACCTCTGCCCATACACAAACCCATGCAGGAGTGAGCCTGCTCGCAATTGCGTCAGTCCATGCAGCATTTACGTGACTGATCCACCGCTATCGCGAGCAGGCTCACTCCTACGGGGTATTGCGGTGAATTCTGGATATAAAAAAAGGCCTGCAAATGCAGGCCCTTTTTCTTTGCCGTGTCCCGTCCTGAATAAGGTTTACACCTTCTGACTTCTTTTCAGGAAGGTGCAATGGATACGGGCACGAAGCGCAGTCAGCGTGATTACACACTGGCTTTTAAATTATCGGTTGTCGACCAGGTCGAAAAAGGCGAGTTGAGTTATAAAGAGGCTCAGCGGCGCTATGGGATTCAGGGTCGGTCGACGGTGCTGGTTTGGTTACGCAAACATGGTCGCCAGGACTGGAGCCAAGGCGCCTCCATTCGTTCCCAGAGGATCAGATCTATGGACGAGCCAACCTTGCCACTGACTCCCGAGCAAAGAATCAAAGAACTCGAGGAACAACTGGCGCTGGCAACTCAGAAAGCCCAATTCTTTGAAGCCGTGGTCGATGTTCTGAAAAATGACTACGGCGTATCTGTCGTAAAAAAGCGACCCGGCAAGTCGTTGCGCAAACCCAAACCCTGAGTGTCAGCAGGGCTTGCCAATTTATGGGAATAAGCCGTCAGGCCTATTACAAACGCAACCGGGTCTACAGGGCTCGGGCCGACCAGGATCAGCAGCTCATAACGTTTGTAGAGAAGGTCCGTGCTCGCCAACCGTGCATCGGCACTCGCAAGCTGCATTCGATGATGCATGAGCAGCGTGAGCAACAGGAGCTCCATGTTGGCCGGGATCGTTTGTTCGCGGTTTTGCGGGAAAGCCGCCAGTTGGTCCGCAGAAAACGGGCGTATCACAAGACGACCGACAGCCATCATCGCTTCCGCCGACACCCCAATCTGCTGAAACCAAGCCCGGAACAAATAGTCGCTACCGGCCCAGAACAGGTCTGGGTGGCCGATATTACTTACCTGCCTACCCGTGATGGCGTTGCCTATTTGAGTTTAGTGACGGATGTCTTTTCGAGAAAAATAGTCGGCTATCACGTGCATGAAAGTCTGCACACCAACTCCGTGGTGCAAGCCTTTCGAATGGCTTTGAAGCGACGTCGAAGCGTTCAGAAACTGGTCCATCACTCGGATCGAGGCGCGCAGTACTGCTCGGCCCTTTATCAAGAAATGCACGCAAAGCATGGCATCACTTGCTCGATGACCGACGGCTACGACTGCTACCAAAACGCCTTGGCAGAGCGGGTCAACGGCATCTTGAAAACAGAGTTCTTGATCCACCGACCTGCGGATTTTGCGCAGGCCACACAGATGGTGCGAGAGGCCGTCACGATCTACAACCAGGAGCGGCCGCACCTCTCTTTAAAATACAAAACGCCCGATGCGGTGCATCGGGCGTTAGGGTGAAACAGGTGTAAACCTATTTCAGGACTAGACACCGAAATCCGTTTAAGGCTTGTGCGCCCGCGACAGGAATTCGTGCGATTGCATCTCCAGCAGACGGCTCAGCGTGCGCTGGAACTCGAAGTTCAGGCGCCCGCCGGTGTACAGATCCTTCAGCTCGACTTCGGCAGAAATGATCAATTTCACATTACGGTCGTAGAACTCGTCGACCATGTTGATGAAGCGGCGAGCGATGTCGTCGGTAGTGACGCTCATCTGCTCGACACCGCTGAGCAGCACGGCGTGGAAGATCTTGCCCAGTTCGATGTAATCGTTCTGGCTACGCGGGCCGTCGCACAGTTCGCGGAAGTCGAACCAGGCCACGTCATCGCAAGTGCGCAGGGCACGGATCTCGCGATTTTCGATGATCAGCACATCGTTCTCGACCGCTGCGGTGCATTCCGGTGTCAGTGCCTTGAAGCTCTTGCGCAGGCTTTCGTGAGCGGCTTCGTCGAGCGGATAGTGGAACAGTTCCGCTTGTTCGAGGTGACGCAGACGATAGTCGACGCCGCTGTCGACGTTGACGATGTCGGTGTTCTGCTTGATCAGCGCGATGGCCGGCAGGAAGCGCGCGCGTTGCAGGCCGTCCTTGTACAGGCCGTCCGGGACGATGTTCGACGTCGCGACCAGCGTCACGCCGTTCTTGAACAGTTCTTCCATCAGCGTGCCGAGGATCATGGCATCGGTGATATCGGAAACGAAGAATTCGTCGAAGCAGATCACCCGCGACTCGGTCGCAAAACGCTTGGCGATGATGGTCAACGGGTTTTTCTCGCCGCCGAGGGTTTTCATCTCTTCGTGCACACGCTTCATGAAGCGGTGGAAGTGCGTGCGGGTCTTTTCCTTGAACGGCAGCGCTTCGAAGAAGGTGTCGACCAGGTAAGTCTTGCCGCGACCCACACCGCCCCAGAAATACAGACCCTTGACCGGCGTCTGATCCTTTTTGCCAAACAGTTTGCTCAGCAGGCCCGGCTTGTTCTGATCGGCGGCGATCAGATCCTCGTAAAGGCGCTGCAAATGACGCACAGCAGTTTCCTGCGCGGCGTCATGGAAGAAGTCCGGGCGTTTCAGATCAG
The sequence above is drawn from the Pseudomonas sp. FP2196 genome and encodes:
- a CDS encoding acyl-CoA dehydrogenase family protein — its product is MIPRTLFSPEHELFRDSVRTFLEKEAVPFHAQWEKQGYIDRKLWNKAGEAGMLCSHLPEEYGGLGADFLYSAVVIEEVGRLGLTGIGFSLHSDIVAPYILHYGSEALKHKYLPKLVSGEMVTAIAMTEPGAGSDLQGVKTTAVLDGDEYVINGSKTFITNGFLADLVIVVAKTDPKAGAKGTSLFLVEANTPGFDKGKRLEKVGMKAQDTSELFFQDVRVPKENLLGQAGAGFAYLMQELPQERLTVAIGGLASAEAALQWTLDYTRDRKAFGKAIADFQNTRFKLAEMATEIQIGRVFVDKCLELHLQGKLDVPTAAMAKYWGTDLQCKVLDECVQLHGGYGFMWEYPVARAWADARVQRIYAGTNEIMKEIIARSL
- a CDS encoding GlxA family transcriptional regulator, producing MASLRYGKQLGHGLTPAFETRLVSPDGKPVNSFSDVVMPVDGGLENADVIILPAFWDDFDTLCSRYPQVLPWLREQHARGAVLCGEATGVFWLAEAGLLNGKEATTYWRFFNAFAERYPKVYLNQDKHLTDADNLYCAGGTTSACDLYIYLIERFCGANVAQAVARDILYEVQRSYSPGRIGFGGQKLHQDVIILQIQHWLEEHFADKFRFEDVAREHGMSIRNFMRRFQTATGDKPLHYLQRLRIETAKGLLSGSRKSIKTISYEVGYDDASFFARLFRQHTELSPNQYRQQFQQAA
- a CDS encoding IS3 family transposase (programmed frameshift), whose translation is MDTGTKRSQRDYTLAFKLSVVDQVEKGELSYKEAQRRYGIQGRSTVLVWLRKHGRQDWSQGASIRSQRIRSMDEPTLPLTPEQRIKELEEQLALATQKAQFFEAVVDVLKNDYGVSVGKKATRQVVAQTQTLSVSRACQFMGISRQAYYKRNRVYRARADQDQQLITFVEKVRARQPCIGTRKLHSMMHEQREQQELHVGRDRLFAVLRESRQLVRRKRAYHKTTDSHHRFRRHPNLLKPSPEQIVATGPEQVWVADITYLPTRDGVAYLSLVTDVFSRKIVGYHVHESLHTNSVVQAFRMALKRRRSVQKLVHHSDRGAQYCSALYQEMHAKHGITCSMTDGYDCYQNALAERVNGILKTEFLIHRPADFAQATQMVREAVTIYNQERPHLSLKYKTPDAVHRALG
- the zapE gene encoding cell division protein ZapE translates to MTPLERYQADLKRPDFFHDAAQETAVRHLQRLYEDLIAADQNKPGLLSKLFGKKDQTPVKGLYFWGGVGRGKTYLVDTFFEALPFKEKTRTHFHRFMKRVHEEMKTLGGEKNPLTIIAKRFATESRVICFDEFFVSDITDAMILGTLMEELFKNGVTLVATSNIVPDGLYKDGLQRARFLPAIALIKQNTDIVNVDSGVDYRLRHLEQAELFHYPLDEAAHESLRKSFKALTPECTAAVENDVLIIENREIRALRTCDDVAWFDFRELCDGPRSQNDYIELGKIFHAVLLSGVEQMSVTTDDIARRFINMVDEFYDRNVKLIISAEVELKDLYTGGRLNFEFQRTLSRLLEMQSHEFLSRAHKP